The Capsicum annuum cultivar UCD-10X-F1 chromosome 3, UCD10Xv1.1, whole genome shotgun sequence genomic sequence NNNNNNNNNNNNNNNNNNNNNNNNNNNNNNNNNNNNNNNNNNNNNNNNNNNNNNNNNNNNNNNNNNNNNNNNNNNNNNNNNNNNNNNNNNNNNNNNNNNNNNNNNNNNNNNNNNNNNNNNNNNNNNNNNNNNNNNNNNNNNNNNNNNNNNNNNNNNNNNNNNNNNNNNNNNNNNNNNNNNNNNNNNNNNNNNNNNNNNNNNNNNNNNNNNNNNNNNNNNNNNNNNNNNNNNNNNNNNNNNNNNNNNNNNNNNNNNNNNNNNNNNNNNNNNNNNNNNNNNNNNNNNNNNNNNNNNNNNNNNNNNNNNNNNNNNNNNNNNNNNNNNNNNNNNNNNNNNNNNNNNNNNNNNNNNNNNNNNNNNNNNNNNNNNNNNNNNNNNNNNNNNNNNNNNNNNNNNNNNNNNNNNNNNNNNNNNNNNNNNNNNNNNNNNNNNNNNNNNNNNNNNNNNNNNNNNNNNNNNNNNNNNNNNNNNNNNNNNNNNNNNNNNNNNNNNNNNNNNNNNNNNNNNNNNNNNNNNNNNNNNNNNNNNNNNNNNNNNNNNNNNNNNNNNNNNNNNNNNNNNNNNNNNNNNNNNNNNNNNNNNNNNNNNNNNNNNNNNNNNNNNNNNNNNNNNNNNNNNNNNNNNNNNNNNNNNNNNNNNNNNNNNNNNNNNNNNNNNNNNNNNNNNNNNNNNNNNNNNNNNNNNNNNNNNNNNNNNNNNNNNNNNNNNNNNNNNNNNNNNNNNNNNNNNNNNNNNNNNNNNNNNNNNNNNNNNNNNNNNNNNNNNNNNNNNNNNNNNNNNNNNNNNNNNNNNNNNNNNNNNNNNNNNNNNNNNNNNNNNNNNNNNNNNNNNNNNNNNNNNNNNNNNNNNNNNNNNNNNNNNNNNNNNNNNNNNNNNNNNNNNNNNNNNNNNNNNNNNNNNNNNNNNNNNNNNNNNNNNNNNNTGGACTTCATGAATGGACAATGGCTTTTCTTGGTTTCGGGTGTTGATAGAGTTCTTGGAGATGGGAACTTCTGCTATGGAGGCAGCTGTTTAACCTAAGATGGAATCAACAACGATGTTTTGGGCCTGGCCCTGAAAACTTGCTTTCACTTATAATGTTTGATGCCCTTTGAAACTAACTATTTATAATCTAGGTAAGTTACTCCCATTTCGCGCGGTTTTTGAATATTCAATTCACAACGTATTAAAGATTTTAAGTTCTGCGgagatcaaaaaaaaaaaattgccgAGTTGGAGACAGTGACAACGTCTTCACTTTTAAACCGAGTGTATTCATCCTAGTAACCTTAAATGATTTCAGTGATGAATTCCTGAGGCAGAATAGATCCAAAAAAAATGCGAGCTCATTATGCGTGTGCAAGTTTACTGTAATTTGAAGTAGTTTTTGAATTCACAACTTATTTTAAGTGCATTGGCGACAGCCTTGGGTATCCTGGTGATCTATCTTGCAACGAACAAGTTCAATCAAATGAATAATTTCAACTCGAATATTGCGTGTGTGTACATGTAGAACACACGAAACAGGTACAAACAATTGTTTTGAATGCCAAAGAATAAAAGAACTATGGTTAccaaagaaaattaaattcataaagCCAAAATCCTGAATACGTCTACATTAGGGGGGCGAATTGAAGTCCATATATACACGTAAACTTAAACATGTACGGTTACACTTCCTTACATATGCATTTTTTTCTATGAACTTATTATCCATTAATAGTCTATATTGAGGAAACGATTTCTTATGACCACTTACAAATTGAATGAAAGAAAATGATCTTTTTAAGATCGCCTTGGTGTAACAAtaacataaaactaaaaacacGTTTGCAAAAAGGCTATAAAACCAAATCTCGAATTTGCACCAAACATCAAATAGAACTAGGTATTCTATTCAAGTTTTTGGATACAAAAAGTAAACATAAGTGTTGTAAAGAGTCAtacataagagaaaaaaaaataaacaacagaaagaaaaacaCATAACTTACTAAACTATGACCCTTAATTCTCTAATTTGCTAAGATAAAAGGTTGTGCATTAATCCAATTATCAGTGTTAACGTAGGACAAATCAGTCAATGACTCCACCATATCTTTGCTTAGCTCTTTTTCCCATTTAACTCTCTTGGATCTGTCTGCTCCTTCTCCATCACAGTCTACTTCTGAGTAAGTTATTTGGTCCCTACAACAAGAACAAAATCAAAAGTTAATAGCTAACGAAAATAATCCCAAAAGATACAAACTTTTGGTCGAGGGAAGCTAGCCGACACAAATAGGTGATTTCTTCATGTTTGTCTATGTGTTGATAGACAGAGTTACTCGATACATGTGTTGGCGAGAGATAGCAAATGCCCttcaaaattagttcaaaatttcGGTCAAGGGAAGCTAGCAGacacaaacactaggtgatttcttcatGTTTGTCTAAGTGTTGATAGACAGAGTTACTCGATACATGTGCTGGTGAGAGATAACAAATGCCTCTCAAAATTAGTACAATATTTTGGTCGAGGGAAGCTAGCCGacacaaacactaggtgatttcttcatATTTGTCTAAGTGCTGATAGACAGAGTTACTCAATACATGTGCTGGTGAGAGATAGCAAATGCTCctcaaacaacaacaaacccagtgtgttcccacaaagtggggtctggggagtataaaatgtacgcagtccatactgctacccccgaagaagtagagaggttgtttctgatcgatagaccctcggctcaagataaagaatagtaaataaggTCGTAATGAAACAAGCAGGATGgatgatataatagaaataaggaataaaatagcAAAAATAGAAATCATAGAAAATGAGAGATAAGAGAAATAAGAGCACTACGAAATAAGGACtaagaaataggacacccaccaAGTAGGAACATACACACACAGACTAAAGACACCCACCACAGCCAAACTCAAGGGGAGCTAGCCAACAcaaatactaggtgatttcttcatGTCTGTCTAAGTGTTGATAGACAGAGTTACTTGATACATGTGTTGGTGAGAGATAGCAAATGCCCCTCAAAGTTAGTACAAAATTTTGGCCGAGGGGAGATAGACGacacaaacactaggtgatttcttcatGTCTGTCTATGTATTGATAGACAAGAGTTAATCAATACATGTGCTGGTGAGAGATAACAAATGCCCCTCAAAATTAGCACAAATTTTGGTCGAGGGAAGCTAGCAGacacaaacactaggtgatttcttcatATCTGTCTAAGTGCTGATAGACAGGGTTACTTGACACATGTGCAAGTCAGAGATATCAAATGCCCCTCAATTAGTACAAAATTTTGCTCGAGGGAAGATAGCCGACACAAACACTAGGTAATTTCTTCATGTCTGTCTCAGTCATGATAAACAGTTACTCGACACATGCTGTGAGAGAAAGCAAATACCcctcaaaatacaaaattttggTCGAGGGAAGCTAGCATACACAAACACTAGatgattttttcatatttgtCTAAGTCTAGACAGACAGAGTCACTCGACACATGTGCTAGTGAGTGATAGCAATGCCCCTCAAAATTAGTCGAGGTGCTCACACATTGACGTGGACACCACGATTACCCCACAAATATtattggtgtgtgtgtgtgtgtgtgtgtctttGGGGTTGGGGGGGAGTGTAGGACTTACTCATGGCCTTTGAAATTCCAAGCATCCCAACCACTAGGAACAATGATGTTGGAGAGGGAGGTCTTATAAAATATGACTCTAGCATAACCTCTCCATGCCCTTCCTAAGAATGCCTTGCCTGTCCCAATCACTTTGCAATTCTTGAACACAAATCCATTTTCATCATTTGGATTTGACCTTCCTTGTGCTGTTATGAATCCTGTATAATCCTGTGCTACTGATCCAGCATTCACCAATATTGTACAATCCTATACAAGCAACATATAGTAAGGTACATGTCGTGTAAATAAATTGGACACGTACGATGTGAAAATCTTATGCACGGTTCTGTAAAATAAATCAACTTCTCTGCTATCACTTTCACAATTATCATCCCGAAAGAATTGAACTTTGTCTACCGTATTCCTGGATTAGATTTGATTTGAAATTACCACTTTTATACTCGATAACGACCATAATATACAAGAACATTATGGATCATTGTACTTGTCTGAATTTGTATTGTGGACCCTCCTGCTCAAGCCATTATCAACTGAACCCTTAAActcaataaaacataatattttaagcCCCTCTAACCATTGACCAAGCTTATGTGTAGTCGTAGTAATAGGGGAAGGTTTAAGAATTTACCCGGTATGAGATATCACATTATTGACCCTGACTTATTTAATTTCATTAACTAGCTATAGAATTATCTTTAACATCTTATAAGCCATTGATTTGTGAGTTTGGCATCATTTACTATCTCAAACATGAAAATCTTGAGAGAGTTTTTGTCTTTCTGGTCACCTTTATTAGAGCACGCTTTGCGTGAAACTTttcaacacaaattcaaatttaatcaggCATAATACAGATACTGAACATAGGgaggaaaaaaaagtaatattgttTTTAACCTCACACTAATCTCATACAAAGACAAGAGTTAATGTGAAACTATACATGACCCTCTTAAAGGTAAGGACTAATTAACCTGTAAACTGTCTTTGTTacctttttttgtttgtttgtataATTCATTTGACTATAAAATTGTCTTCAACAAGTGTGTGTTCATACATatctaaagaaaaaattgatagtAATTAGGAGTTATTTAAAGCACTaatatttgtctcaaaatatttaacattttaaaaaattaattaagaagtGATTTACCTCTgttttttcattttatgtgtcgctcttttcttttaattcattCCAAGACATATTTAAGAGTTAAAGTCAATTAAATTATTTGTTTGCTTAGTCAAACACCTCACACAAACGAAATAAAGAgagttttatcttcttttttttcatgtttactCTGGTGGTCCAATTAGTGATTGTTAATTATTGAAAGAGATTAAGTGAATCCATGATATTGATCTTTTCTATATGCacatttatttcataattatgattaaGTAATGTGCATATTAGTTTTAAGATTTAGATGCTACGATTAAATTAAATCGCTTAATTTGATGTAAATACCTTATGTATATAAGTATTTACCGATAAATACTAACATCAAAGACGTGCAAGAATCTTAAAAGACAGATAACCAGAAATCGTAACGTAATATAcaatagagaaagaaaagaagaagtacCTCATAAATTGATTGACCAGAACCAAAAATGAAATCCATGGTTCCTTCAATTGTACAAAGCTTGAAATAATGTTTGCCATTATCATCCAACAAAGTATCTTGTAAACCAGAGAAAGCACAACCATAAAATGAAGTTCTGTCCCCAGACACCAATGCTGCTAATGCTGGTTtcatttgatttttgttgttcatagGTGGATAATTGTAAGAATtctacaaacaaaaaaaaaacaataatattaataagacaacattaaaattaaaaataaagaaaaaggcaaTTCGGTGTACTAAAGCTTCTGATAAGCACCGAATCACAAGGGTtcattgtacgcagtcttaccttacatttctgcaagagatTAAAAAAGGGAAGCCGGGTGCACTCAaactcccgctatgcgcagggtccggggaagggtcccaccacaagggtgtactATATGCAGACTTACCTTCTGCAAGAGATTGTAATAAAGAAAAAGACGATCTGGCGCACTAAAGTCCCGTTAAGGTTCGAATCACAAGGATTCATTGTAAGCaatcttaccttacatttcttcAAGATATTGTACTAAATAAAAAGGCGATCGGGCGAACTAAAGCTCCCGTTAAGGGTCGAATcacagtcttaccttgcatttctacagGACATTGTAATAAAGAAAAAGCCGACCTGGCGCACTAAAGCTCCCGTTAAGGTTCGAATCACAAGGGTTCATTAGACGCaatcttaccttacatttctgcaaaagattataataaataaaaaggcgATCGGGCGCACAAAACATCCCGTTAAGGGTCGAATCACAAGGGTTCATTGTACACAGTCTTACCTTGCACTTCTGCAAGAGATTGTAATAAAGAAAAAGGCGACCTGGCTCACTAAAGCTCCCGTTAAGGGTCGAATCACAAGGGTTCATTGTACGCaatcttaccttacatttctgcaagagattgaaataaagaaaaaggcaatctggtgcactaaagctcccattAAGGGCCGAATCGCAAGGGTTCATTTTACGCAACCTTATCTTGCAGAACTGCAAGAGGTTTTTTTCGCGGCTTAACCTCAGGACTTTctgatcacatggcagcaactttactacTTACTCCAAGGCTCGCTTTCaacattaaaaattatataaactagaAAAGAAATAATCTTAAAAGGTAATAAAATTAAAGGTTTCTTACtgtgaaatttaaattttccaCAACAATATTGTCAGCAAAAGAGGAAAAAGTTGAGCTTGTAATGAGTGAGTCATGAGCACCCCATGTCACAATAGTTGTTTTCACATCTGCACctcttaaataaataaaaggttTATCAACTGGAATTGTCACCTGTTCACTTcataaataaatgcaaaaaattaattagtctttgataccaaattattgaaaaaataatgtatGTATGATGTATATATGTATTGACAAGTATATGTAAATTAGACTCGACGAGTTCAGGCTATTAGAGACACGTGTTTTTTCAGTGGAGATTCTCATACATCTGTTGAAAAGATGGGATTTCTGACAACTTTTTTATGGAAACACTTTCCATCAAGCACATTTCTTACGAATCCCTCAGAAAAAATGTCAGACAGGATTCACTATGTCTAGCTCAATCTACGTGTGTGTAAGAGAACGTTAAGTAGCAGATATGTACAAAAAAAGAACAGAATTCAATGACTCTAAATCTTGGGATTCGCCCCTATATTTGGCTTGTTTCTAGATATATGAAGTGAAAATCTCATGTACAGTAAAGGTATATATGACGTGAAAATCTCATGTACAGTAAAGGTAATTTATCTATCAGCTTCTCTACTATCATCCcgaatgaattaaattatgtcaaatgtatccctagaataatttgatttgaaattatcGTTTATATACTCGGTATTGACCATATGAGCTCACGCTATTAGAGACGTGTGTTTTTATGGATATTTCCATAATTCCGTTgaaaatttgggggttttggcgCGAAAACATTTTCCGCCAAACACATTTCATACAAATCCgtcaaaaaaaaaagacattcgACTTTATTCACTATAACTAGCTCAatctatgtgtgtgtgtataccaAAGAGAATAGAATTCAGTAACTTAAATTTTGAATCCGCCCCTAGATTCCGCTTGTGTTTACCAAATACATGAATAAAACATTTTCTACCAAACACAATTCATATGGACCCCTCATAAAAAACATCTGATAGAATTCACCGTATCTAGCTCAatctatgtgtgtgtgagagaacGTAACTAGCATATAATatatacccaaaaaaaaaaacgtCAATAACTCTAAATCTTGAATTCGCCCCTAGATTCCGATTGTGTTTACCAAATACATGAATAAAACATTTTCTACCAAACACAATTCATATGGATCTCTCGTAAAAAACATCTGACAGAATTCACTGTATCTAGCTCAATTTATGTGTGTGTAAGAGAACGTAACTAGCATATAATatatacccaaaaaaaaaaaaaagaacttcaaTGACTCTAAATCTTGAATTCGCCCCTAGATTCATTCCATCAAGTACATTCCATATGAATCCCTCGAAAAAAATGTTGGACGACAAGATTCACTGTATCTAGCTCAATCTATGTGTACTTAAGAGAAAGTAATTAATAACTAGCACATATATACCAaaaaagaacagaattcaacgaCTCTAAATCTTTAATTCGCTTACGGATTACAAAATACAAAAGTAAACTAGCACATATACGCAAAAAAAGAACAGAACTCAATGACTCTAAATCTTGAATTCGCTTACGGATTACAAAACAAGAAAGTAACTAGCACATATACACCAAAAAACGAACAGAACTCAACGACTCTAAATCCTGAATTCGCTtatgaataacacataaaataaacATGAAGAGCGTAGAGAAGTTACTTGTACAAGCCAGGTCTAATGAAAATGCAAGTCCAGTGAGAATTATTAGAAGGAATTGAATCAATGGCAGATTGAATTTTCTGAAATTGAGCAAAACCAGATTGATCTACGTAAATTGTTGGAATAAATCCAAATATGTTTATTCCAACTGATGGCCATTGTAATACTCTTCCATTTGCTAAtccataaaacaaaaacaaaaatgctACTACACTTTTAAAGAAATGTACAGCCATTTCTTGAAACTAATATTTTTATAACAAGGTggaattgaattttatttatatttataatatatgtgGTAAAAGAAAAGTCACTTTTGAAATGAAGTGAAAAAGAGGTTATATGTTTTTTTAGACAAATGAAAAGTCAAGAGTTGCTAGTGGTTAAGTTGTGGGCTAGTAATGATAATTACTAAATTAATTAACTCCCATCTAATTATTTTTGGTATaatagttaaaatatttattaccATTAGTCACTCTTTGTGGCAACTGTCAACTACTATGTTTTATTTGTGGTATAACTACTGGTTTCTCCgtttacttttatttgtcattattttatttttcggGATTAATTTGACTAAACTTCAAAGTTAATTAAAGTAGATTAAGTTACAAttcttctcatattaatatgatgaaaaaatacaacttaaaaaattgatcaaagtTCACACGGTATGACTTCGAGAAGCGAAACAGTGACAAGTAAAAGAGAAcgaagaaaataatatattttatttgtgagAACTATTCTCCGTTTTATTTTAGTTAACCGTTATATCGAAAATACATTTCTCATTTTACCTTTACATTTTGTAAATCAAGACAAGATACTTTTATTAATTCTTCTTCATACTTTCCAATTTTCATTAGCTCTCATTGATCTCTCCCCAACTAATTATTTTTGGTACATagttaaaataattattacaatTAGTCACTCTTTgtctctttcactttcatatatttaagttttactatTTTTGGCAACTACTATGTTTTATTTGTAATAGCTGCTATGTTTTATTTATGGTAACtactctaaaataaaataaataaaaatatattccatctatTTCATTTTACTTTGCCATTATGCTAAAagtagatgttttattttatctgtACATTCTATTAAATTATGAGAGTTCTGTTAATTTTCTTCATCCTACTTTTAGTATTAAATGACTAGTATATGACGCGGTAGTAATCAAATTTTGAGTTCCAAAGCATCATCAAATAACGTTAGATCTAGTTTGATTGTAATACTATTTGTTGTAGTATCATTCTGCAGCTATATGTTGTTTACATTTACTATCTATTATCTCTTATACTTTATTACGTTTT encodes the following:
- the LOC107854703 gene encoding probable pectinesterase 29; its protein translation is MAVHFFKSVVAFLFLFYGLANGRVLQWPSVGINIFGFIPTIYVDQSGFAQFQKIQSAIDSIPSNNSHWTCIFIRPGLYNEQVTIPVDKPFIYLRGADVKTTIVTWGAHDSLITSSTFSSFADNIVVENLNFTNSYNYPPMNNKNQMKPALAALVSGDRTSFYGCAFSGLQDTLLDDNGKHYFKLCTIEGTMDFIFGSGQSIYEDCTILVNAGSVAQDYTGFITAQGRSNPNDENGFVFKNCKVIGTGKAFLGRAWRGYARVIFYKTSLSNIIVPSGWDAWNFKGHEDQITYSEVDCDGEGADRSKRVKWEKELSKDMVESLTDLSYVNTDNWINAQPFILAN